A window of Sphingobacterium sp. SRCM116780 contains these coding sequences:
- a CDS encoding DUF6265 family protein, producing MNKGSTIILVLLLLCACQTQYADRGNKKSNHNFDFIIGSWKRINEKEGKETFEIWRKKNDSTYVGTSFTLKDKDTIWKENVILSPINKKWYYQVTDAKKTATNFALIKSTTTSFTCENQQNDFPKKITYKKRNDHFFAEISDAKMKIDFLFAPLHN from the coding sequence ATGAATAAAGGATCTACCATCATTTTAGTTTTACTTTTATTATGTGCTTGTCAAACTCAATATGCAGACCGTGGAAACAAAAAATCAAATCATAATTTTGATTTTATTATTGGCTCTTGGAAGAGAATCAATGAAAAAGAAGGGAAAGAGACTTTTGAAATCTGGAGAAAAAAAAATGATTCCACGTACGTTGGAACTAGTTTTACATTAAAAGACAAGGATACCATCTGGAAAGAAAATGTCATTTTATCCCCAATCAATAAAAAATGGTATTATCAAGTAACAGATGCTAAGAAAACAGCAACTAACTTTGCACTAATTAAAAGCACAACAACATCTTTTACCTGTGAAAATCAACAAAATGATTTTCCTAAAAAAATTACATATAAGAAAAGAAATGATCATTTCTTTGCAGAAATATCGGATGCGAAAATGAAGATTGATTTCCTTTTTGCACCACTTCATAACTAG
- a CDS encoding methyltransferase domain-containing protein, giving the protein MNWNPEIYNQFKTVRYQPFYDLIQLISTEIGQNCIDIGCGTGEQTYILANTFNDSYFLGIDPSDAMLSKSADLKNERLIFKSATTEDIIATQQTWDLIFSNAALQWSDNHEKIFPELLKLLNEKGQFAVQMPMQHDNMLNQLLLTLVQEEPFKTYLDRWVRESPVLSIDQYAQILYNGGLENLQIIQKVYPIIANNTQELVDFISGSALIPYLDRLEENQQEEFISEYKKRIDQQFPKFPALYAFKRLLLYGRKIEVLNS; this is encoded by the coding sequence ATGAACTGGAATCCGGAAATATACAATCAATTTAAAACTGTTCGCTACCAACCCTTTTATGATTTGATTCAACTCATCTCAACAGAAATAGGACAAAACTGTATTGATATCGGATGCGGTACAGGCGAGCAAACCTATATTTTAGCGAATACATTCAACGATTCTTATTTCTTAGGAATTGATCCATCGGACGCCATGTTGTCAAAGTCTGCGGACTTAAAAAATGAACGATTAATATTTAAAAGTGCGACGACAGAAGATATTATCGCTACGCAACAAACTTGGGATTTGATATTCAGTAATGCCGCTTTACAATGGTCGGATAATCATGAAAAAATATTTCCAGAGTTATTAAAATTATTGAATGAAAAAGGTCAGTTTGCGGTACAAATGCCAATGCAACATGACAATATGCTCAATCAACTATTACTCACATTAGTACAAGAAGAGCCTTTTAAAACTTATTTGGATAGATGGGTAAGGGAATCCCCCGTTTTATCTATTGATCAATATGCTCAAATACTCTATAACGGCGGTTTAGAGAATTTGCAAATCATTCAAAAAGTGTATCCAATTATTGCGAACAATACACAAGAACTTGTTGATTTTATATCTGGATCAGCCTTAATTCCTTATCTGGACAGATTAGAGGAGAATCAGCAAGAAGAATTTATAAGCGAATATAAAAAACGTATTGATCAGCAATTCCCAAAATTTCCTGCCCTATATGCATTTAAGCGTCTATTACTTTATGGTAGAAAAATAGAAGTGTTAAACTCATAA
- a CDS encoding methyltransferase, whose translation MEKNKEIPCGLTTDGHCLDQQYWDARWENNQIAWDIGYASPAIKQYMSQYENKDAAILIPGCGNAYEAAYLLENNFTNITLIDIAPEAVRRLEDKFAGNQFVKVLCEDFFQHKGKYDVLIEQTFFCAIPVLKRKEYAETAASLLHTHGKIVGLLFDKTFTQPGPPFGGNTVEYQLIFSPFFAIKKMEKCDNSIKSREGAEVFINMIKLGE comes from the coding sequence ATGGAAAAGAACAAGGAGATACCATGTGGTTTAACAACGGATGGTCATTGCTTAGATCAGCAATATTGGGATGCACGATGGGAAAACAATCAAATAGCATGGGATATCGGTTATGCGTCACCTGCGATTAAACAGTATATGAGTCAATACGAAAACAAGGATGCAGCTATTTTAATCCCAGGATGCGGAAATGCATATGAAGCAGCCTATTTACTCGAAAATAACTTCACAAATATTACTTTGATCGATATTGCTCCAGAAGCGGTAAGAAGATTGGAGGATAAATTTGCAGGAAATCAGTTTGTAAAGGTATTATGTGAAGACTTTTTTCAGCATAAAGGAAAATACGATGTGTTGATTGAACAAACTTTTTTTTGTGCAATACCAGTTTTGAAGCGAAAAGAATATGCTGAAACTGCAGCATCATTACTTCATACTCATGGAAAGATTGTCGGATTACTTTTTGATAAAACATTTACACAACCTGGACCACCATTCGGAGGAAATACAGTCGAATATCAGCTTATTTTTTCACCGTTCTTTGCTATTAAGAAGATGGAAAAATGCGACAACAGCATCAAATCTAGAGAGGGCGCCGAAGTTTTTATAAATATGATCAAGCTAGGGGAGTAA
- a CDS encoding transposase, translating into MDNHPVSAHLVGLFFHVDGKQLQDQYKNHLSDFHDWDQKPHAEQWILFPENISEHLSIDETSFSNGELYTIISSKSAKGRKGTILATIRGTKAEDIITVLEKIPLRSRNKVKEVTMDMAPNMAKAIRRCFRNARRVVDRFHVQKLAYDAVQELRIKYRWEVLDTESKNMTVSRKQGQTYEPELLANGDTLKQLLARSRHLLFKHPSRWTESQKHRAELLFLRFPKLKQAYDLGIALGDIFNKCKDKKIAFTKLGLWHNQVENVGIISFESVARSIAAHHQYILHYFDNRSTNASAESFNAKLKAFRSVFRGVRDTTFFLYRVMKLYA; encoded by the coding sequence TTGGATAACCATCCTGTAAGCGCCCATTTGGTGGGACTATTTTTTCATGTGGATGGTAAGCAATTACAGGATCAATACAAGAATCATCTCAGTGATTTCCATGACTGGGATCAAAAGCCTCATGCTGAACAATGGATTCTTTTCCCTGAAAACATCTCCGAACACCTAAGCATTGATGAGACCAGTTTTAGTAATGGCGAACTTTATACGATAATAAGTAGCAAATCTGCAAAAGGTAGGAAAGGAACCATTTTAGCCACTATACGGGGCACTAAGGCCGAAGACATCATTACTGTCTTAGAAAAGATTCCTTTACGATCAAGAAACAAGGTTAAGGAAGTGACCATGGATATGGCGCCAAACATGGCCAAAGCTATCCGCAGATGTTTCAGGAATGCTAGACGAGTGGTCGACCGATTTCATGTTCAAAAGCTAGCTTACGACGCTGTTCAGGAGCTTCGAATAAAATATCGTTGGGAAGTATTGGATACTGAAAGTAAGAATATGACGGTATCCAGAAAACAGGGACAAACCTATGAACCTGAGCTGCTAGCCAACGGAGATACTCTTAAGCAGCTTTTAGCTAGATCTAGGCATCTCCTTTTCAAGCACCCAAGTAGATGGACAGAAAGTCAGAAACATCGTGCAGAACTTTTATTCCTGCGGTTTCCCAAACTAAAACAAGCTTACGATCTAGGAATTGCCCTGGGCGATATCTTCAACAAATGCAAAGACAAGAAAATAGCTTTTACCAAGCTAGGCCTGTGGCATAATCAGGTTGAGAATGTAGGAATAATTTCATTTGAGAGTGTAGCAAGGTCAATAGCTGCACATCATCAATATATCTTACATTACTTCGATAACAGAAGTACAAATGCATCTGCAGAATCCTTCAATGCTAAACTTAAAGCTTTTAGAAGTGTATTTCGCGGAGTAAGGGATACTACATTCTTCTTATACAGAGTGATGAAATTATATGCTTAA
- a CDS encoding transposase: MQEAERKLLSLLMPEGLLEYFQILEVDQVDNQLHIYLDELNIVPAGFENSKLESKGFMPSTEISDFPIRGQKVTLHIRRRRWTVLDTGDIITRDWNLVREGARMTTEFGLFLKKIFG, from the coding sequence TTGCAAGAGGCTGAACGTAAATTATTATCCTTATTAATGCCTGAAGGGCTTTTAGAATACTTTCAAATTTTAGAGGTCGATCAGGTTGATAATCAACTCCACATTTATTTAGATGAACTTAATATAGTTCCAGCTGGTTTTGAGAACAGTAAGCTGGAGTCGAAAGGTTTTATGCCTTCCACCGAGATTTCAGACTTCCCTATTCGAGGGCAGAAAGTTACGCTACATATTCGTCGTCGTCGTTGGACGGTTCTTGATACTGGAGATATTATCACAAGAGATTGGAACCTCGTACGTGAGGGTGCTCGAATGACAACGGAATTCGGGCTTTTTTTAAAGAAGATATTTGGATAA
- a CDS encoding DUF2625 domain-containing protein, translating to MKTLKELINKKEPGWDLVKGWMKSAKNNFEILPRNPKKADEELLRVQISTKSPMGAIIFETGGILIDKGWLRILGSGSHKLNRGMMEWNKNKTYVHEGEKGGFLLIADDILGGYFAINAGELGDEIGKIYYFAPDTLKWESLGCGYSDFVNWSLNGDIALFYKTFKWNGWEKEVQEVDGNQVFSFFPNLWTKEGKDLNQVSRKLISVEEHFNLTRDLL from the coding sequence ATGAAAACATTAAAAGAATTAATAAATAAAAAGGAACCAGGTTGGGATTTGGTCAAAGGATGGATGAAAAGTGCGAAAAATAATTTCGAAATTTTACCAAGGAACCCCAAAAAAGCGGATGAAGAATTATTGCGGGTGCAAATTTCTACAAAATCACCCATGGGCGCTATTATTTTTGAAACTGGAGGTATCCTGATTGATAAGGGTTGGTTACGTATATTGGGCTCAGGATCGCATAAGTTGAATAGGGGCATGATGGAGTGGAATAAAAATAAAACGTATGTACATGAAGGTGAAAAGGGTGGTTTTTTACTCATTGCTGATGATATATTAGGTGGATACTTTGCTATTAATGCTGGAGAACTCGGGGATGAAATAGGTAAGATATATTATTTTGCTCCAGATACATTGAAATGGGAAAGCCTGGGCTGTGGTTATTCCGATTTTGTCAATTGGTCTTTAAATGGGGACATTGCACTATTCTATAAAACATTTAAATGGAATGGCTGGGAAAAAGAAGTTCAGGAAGTGGATGGTAATCAAGTTTTTTCATTTTTCCCCAATCTCTGGACAAAAGAAGGAAAGGATCTCAATCAGGTGAGCAGAAAACTAATTTCAGTGGAAGAACATTTTAACTTGACCAGAGATTTATTGTAG
- a CDS encoding YiiX family permuted papain-like enzyme — protein MKKLATITAIIGCFLISWIVYSQVFSQKKGPKATDSEETNEIFSKQRFQSGDMIFQSSVSAQCKAIQLATHSPYSHCGLIFTEGEKSYVLEAVQPVTITALQDWIERGKDKHFVVKRLKNADKVLTTATVSKMKKIGKEFLGKNYDATFEWSDDRIYCSELIWKIYQRATGLSIGKLEKLGDFDLSSSEVKAKLKERYGDKIPLEEIVISPVSIFKSDLLVTVEEH, from the coding sequence ATGAAAAAATTGGCAACAATAACTGCAATAATTGGATGCTTCCTGATCAGTTGGATCGTTTATTCTCAAGTCTTTTCTCAAAAAAAAGGACCTAAAGCAACTGATAGTGAAGAAACCAATGAAATCTTTTCAAAACAACGTTTTCAGTCAGGCGATATGATTTTTCAGTCATCGGTATCGGCACAATGTAAAGCGATTCAATTAGCGACACATTCTCCCTACTCTCACTGCGGATTAATCTTTACTGAAGGTGAAAAAAGTTATGTCTTAGAAGCTGTTCAGCCTGTCACTATAACAGCATTACAAGATTGGATTGAAAGAGGAAAAGACAAGCATTTTGTTGTAAAAAGACTCAAAAATGCTGACAAAGTCTTAACAACAGCAACAGTATCAAAAATGAAAAAGATAGGCAAAGAGTTTTTAGGAAAGAACTACGACGCCACTTTTGAATGGTCTGACGATCGCATTTATTGTTCAGAATTAATTTGGAAAATCTACCAAAGAGCGACAGGATTAAGCATTGGCAAACTTGAAAAACTCGGCGACTTTGATTTAAGCAGTTCAGAGGTAAAAGCGAAACTAAAAGAGCGCTATGGAGACAAGATACCACTTGAAGAAATTGTTATTTCTCCTGTTTCCATTTTCAAAAGTGACCTATTGGTAACGGTTGAAGAGCATTAA
- a CDS encoding YfiT family bacillithiol transferase, with product MQQELEKLKYPIGKFSIPATIDSQVLEEWIKTITEFPSRLTSEVAGLSEATLNKQYRPESWTIRQVVHHCADSHMNSFLRFKLALTEENPTIKPYEENLWAALPDTKIAPIVSSLKLLEGLHERWTILLRNLTQEQLERTFIHPQTKQLISLKVNIGIYAWHCNHHLMHILNAKNNKL from the coding sequence ATGCAACAAGAACTTGAAAAATTAAAATATCCAATCGGTAAGTTTTCTATACCAGCTACAATCGACAGTCAAGTGCTGGAGGAATGGATAAAAACGATCACTGAATTTCCTTCCCGCTTAACATCCGAAGTTGCTGGACTTTCCGAAGCCACATTAAACAAACAATACCGTCCTGAAAGTTGGACTATTCGTCAAGTGGTACACCATTGCGCAGATAGCCATATGAACAGCTTCCTCCGTTTCAAATTGGCTTTAACAGAAGAAAATCCGACAATCAAGCCTTATGAAGAAAACCTATGGGCAGCATTACCAGATACAAAGATAGCACCTATTGTCAGTTCGCTCAAATTATTGGAAGGTCTACATGAACGTTGGACAATCCTGTTGAGAAACTTAACCCAAGAACAATTGGAGAGAACATTTATACACCCACAAACCAAACAATTGATTTCATTAAAAGTCAATATAGGGATTTATGCATGGCACTGTAATCACCATTTGATGCATATCCTCAATGCCAAAAATAATAAACTATAA
- a CDS encoding IS3 family transposase: MITLRLQEPDVSVKTLCSLFGKTRHAHYDYLWGLERDILLQDVVLREVGQIRADLPKLGTRKLHFLLKDPLLKHGISIGRDYLFDLLCSRGMLVKRRRRRSITTDSNHWMHKYDNLIQEIEIIRAEQVWVSDITYLTLNNSFVYLSLITDAYSHQIMGHRVQNDLSAAGCIGALEMAVLKRTTPHLSLVHHSDRGSQYCSKSYIDILRTQKVAVSMTQNGSPYDNAIAERINGILKSEFEIERNTGSMIQLRDKIDHAINIYNNLRPHDSCESLTPNQAHLKTGFLNKNWKNYRKVNWERKKQESANVKNSTSIDIGDSSTAISTEVAEGLIQFKIQEMKQT, translated from the coding sequence GTGATCACACTCCGGTTACAGGAACCGGATGTAAGTGTTAAAACACTATGTTCACTGTTTGGCAAGACCAGACATGCCCATTATGATTATCTGTGGGGCCTTGAACGTGATATTCTTCTTCAGGATGTTGTGCTACGGGAAGTAGGTCAGATCAGGGCTGACCTACCAAAGCTGGGCACCAGAAAACTGCATTTTTTGCTAAAGGACCCGTTGTTGAAACATGGCATATCTATAGGACGGGACTATCTGTTTGATCTGCTCTGCAGCCGTGGGATGCTTGTCAAAAGGCGCCGAAGGCGCAGCATTACTACAGATTCCAATCACTGGATGCACAAATATGACAACCTGATCCAGGAAATAGAAATCATCCGTGCCGAACAGGTCTGGGTGAGTGATATTACCTATCTGACCCTGAACAACTCATTTGTGTACCTGAGTTTGATCACGGATGCTTATTCTCATCAGATTATGGGTCATCGGGTGCAAAATGATCTCTCGGCAGCAGGTTGCATCGGGGCCCTGGAGATGGCTGTATTAAAAAGGACAACACCCCATTTATCGCTGGTCCATCATTCAGACCGTGGGTCACAGTACTGCAGTAAATCTTATATAGATATATTGAGAACGCAAAAAGTAGCCGTTAGTATGACCCAGAACGGAAGTCCTTATGATAATGCCATTGCAGAAAGGATCAACGGCATTCTTAAATCAGAGTTTGAAATAGAGCGAAATACGGGATCTATGATACAATTACGGGATAAAATAGACCATGCCATCAACATCTATAATAACCTTAGGCCCCATGACAGCTGTGAATCACTTACCCCAAACCAGGCACATCTAAAAACCGGGTTCTTAAACAAAAATTGGAAAAACTACAGAAAAGTCAACTGGGAACGTAAAAAACAAGAAAGTGCAAATGTTAAAAACAGCACTTCAATTGATATAGGGGACTCTTCGACCGCTATATCAACTGAAGTCGCCGAAGGCTTAATCCAATTCAAAATACAAGAAATGAAGCAAACATAA
- a CDS encoding transposase: protein MSIEKADKKFGRYYLDSFKREVVSEVEREGNLALVCSRHGISYKSIHTWLKQYGSISYQQNKIKLRSLCEREGIAREIVSGHISIEEAMLKYNARNRDTVNMWIRHYKLRQQELIDLLPAEIPSAEREFVSSNIATDALKLAELKIRSLEIMLDIASKEFHVDIRKKFGAKP from the coding sequence ATGTCAATAGAAAAAGCGGACAAGAAATTTGGGCGATATTATTTAGACTCCTTTAAACGGGAAGTGGTATCCGAGGTTGAACGTGAAGGGAATTTAGCTTTAGTCTGTAGCCGTCATGGAATAAGTTATAAATCTATACATACCTGGTTGAAACAATATGGGAGTATTTCTTATCAACAGAATAAGATTAAACTACGTAGCCTTTGCGAACGGGAGGGTATAGCCAGGGAGATCGTTTCGGGCCATATCAGTATAGAGGAGGCGATGCTGAAATATAATGCGAGGAATCGTGATACAGTGAATATGTGGATCCGTCATTATAAACTCAGGCAGCAGGAACTGATAGATTTATTGCCTGCTGAGATCCCCTCAGCAGAGAGAGAATTTGTATCCTCTAATATTGCCACCGATGCTTTAAAGCTGGCGGAGCTGAAAATCAGGTCACTGGAAATAATGCTTGATATTGCAAGTAAAGAATTCCATGTGGACATCAGAAAAAAGTTTGGGGCCAAACCGTGA
- a CDS encoding RHS repeat domain-containing protein: protein MKRKNYIKIWTLRVPISKYIAIFILSISTALGQTQVNTPEAIVFPAVGQSTYIVQSGQSLTAKSGQSITLKNGVHLMEGSNVLLQVDPSFQIPLAPNNPQANTDMNWILSRSFNALGQVVSEGKVFYDDLGKPIQQQVRNLEAGHVLASQPLYGVYGQAVGSTLSAPINNASFAYKNDFATTTSGTVYSFRNFGRYKNGSTTVDKTNTADLLGGTTAGTLGWYYSAGNNWEKYQDVTGYPYSMNTDASNGSGVFNRSASIGNELRMGKGHESISFSVPVTTELALYESIRNKYFTDAVIGGRTLQDSAQRNMAVSLDADRNIGISIAIDGRTVMTALGGSELTINKSIQVGTSGNVYFPILSSQSVTFSGASSALVDYVRNEQVSTVSSGAITLDKGLYELRTEVGGQTANYSMGLGTISMNFYDQLGRLKASIPPEGVKKLLNGGINSYAALASIPFVNTYEYDGLGRLAANTSPDQGRSELKYNMEGKVRFSQNALQKQKGSYSYTNYDQYGRVLQSGEYLPSATGVKFESISQVMLDATGLPSTVGTQSDVNEIHYDEVNASHGLTAYVQDSYFLGGAVSYTEKYSQLAGNVKDETKLVNRTWYNYDGDGNISWSISLIQGLGNKTMDYTYDEFGRVVKAIYQKGTTTETFVHYYEYNQNGNLKAVYTNTVDNTNSKAVHAKYSYYLTGALKRIEYGDKLQGVDYVYTVDGKLKSINNADIANDPGKDGGNGFAKDVFSLNLEYYANDYSRTGVNINSIQNATAPARYAGLINGLSWQTQKPSSVTGLDAAVMNVFNYDVKGQLLNSTWGNPNYTTKTFTGLSNVNQEKGLSYDGHGNILALQRTNVAGALADNFTYTYQANTNKLTSVPGYATYTYDAIGQLASQVKGTVGMYMDYDVTGKVTKIYSDIGKTTIILSFMYDDAGNRILKKDHRTGLNTWYSYDAGGSLMAIFDNQGVAGALQLIEQPVYGSGNLGTFIRQGGSYRYTLTDHLGNTRAVVNRNKLSSGNTDVLYYADYYPFGMEVRSGGIDNRYGYQGLYAEKDKETGWNNFELRNYDAAVGRWLTTDPYGQYNSPYVGMGNNPVSGFDPNGGWNIGGWFKSLFDGGGEKIKHYTIDEVVITRFYNKSQITPEKQNFLKTWGNNKIFFIRGLYSLFDDPYVYFTGFGNINNARHLGGYGADPNEYRTAGVITIASALGPIASEAKAMTAVTSAAPALTLVDDAAKGGKDIVGTKFNEVLPTQDYINPLKVEEYKSLIQSGAKVPASEAYRVGERIFLEEGHHRFVAHMQLGLKPPLIIRNTGGPVGFPNWLNTTYQLHH from the coding sequence ATGAAAAGAAAAAACTACATAAAGATATGGACTCTCAGGGTTCCAATCTCTAAGTATATAGCCATTTTTATCCTGAGTATCAGTACTGCTTTGGGACAGACTCAGGTCAATACGCCAGAGGCAATTGTTTTTCCGGCTGTAGGACAAAGCACTTACATTGTTCAATCAGGACAGAGCTTGACTGCTAAAAGTGGTCAATCGATTACATTGAAGAACGGGGTGCATCTGATGGAAGGATCTAATGTACTCTTACAAGTTGATCCCAGTTTCCAGATTCCATTAGCACCAAATAATCCACAGGCTAATACGGATATGAACTGGATACTAAGTCGTAGTTTCAATGCTTTAGGACAGGTGGTTTCTGAAGGAAAGGTCTTCTATGACGATTTGGGGAAGCCGATTCAGCAACAAGTAAGGAACCTGGAAGCGGGACACGTTCTTGCGAGTCAACCTCTATATGGAGTGTATGGACAAGCTGTTGGAAGTACTTTGTCGGCACCTATTAATAATGCTTCTTTTGCTTATAAAAATGACTTTGCGACCACAACATCAGGAACAGTATACAGCTTCCGCAACTTTGGACGTTACAAGAACGGTAGTACGACTGTAGACAAAACCAATACAGCGGATCTGCTGGGAGGTACCACCGCAGGTACATTAGGCTGGTATTACAGTGCTGGAAATAATTGGGAAAAATACCAAGATGTGACAGGTTATCCCTATAGCATGAATACAGATGCCTCCAATGGTAGCGGAGTATTTAACCGTTCAGCTTCTATAGGTAACGAATTACGGATGGGTAAGGGGCACGAAAGTATCAGCTTTTCAGTGCCTGTGACTACTGAACTAGCGCTTTATGAGAGTATACGTAATAAGTACTTCACAGACGCTGTGATTGGTGGTCGGACTCTACAAGATTCTGCACAGCGAAACATGGCTGTGAGCCTTGACGCAGATCGCAACATAGGCATTTCAATCGCTATCGATGGTCGTACAGTGATGACAGCATTGGGCGGTTCGGAATTGACCATAAACAAAAGCATTCAGGTAGGTACAAGTGGCAATGTTTATTTCCCCATATTGTCCTCACAATCAGTAACATTTAGCGGTGCATCCTCTGCGCTTGTGGATTATGTTCGTAATGAGCAGGTAAGCACAGTTTCTTCAGGGGCAATTACCCTAGACAAGGGGCTTTATGAACTGCGTACGGAAGTTGGTGGACAGACAGCGAACTATAGCATGGGATTAGGTACGATTTCGATGAACTTCTATGATCAACTTGGAAGGTTGAAAGCCAGTATCCCACCCGAGGGTGTTAAGAAACTGTTGAATGGAGGAATTAACAGCTATGCAGCATTGGCAAGTATTCCCTTTGTTAACACCTATGAATACGATGGTTTGGGAAGATTGGCAGCTAATACCTCACCCGATCAGGGAAGATCCGAACTCAAGTATAATATGGAGGGAAAGGTCCGATTCTCGCAGAATGCGCTACAAAAACAAAAAGGGAGTTACAGCTATACGAACTACGATCAATACGGACGTGTGCTGCAGTCAGGAGAATACTTACCATCAGCAACAGGAGTGAAATTTGAGAGTATCTCCCAGGTGATGCTTGATGCAACAGGTCTCCCTTCAACAGTCGGTACACAGAGCGATGTGAATGAGATCCATTATGATGAGGTCAATGCATCGCATGGATTGACGGCTTATGTACAGGATAGTTATTTCCTTGGTGGAGCAGTCAGTTATACAGAGAAGTATTCGCAACTGGCAGGTAATGTGAAGGATGAAACTAAACTTGTCAATCGTACTTGGTACAACTACGATGGAGATGGAAATATCAGCTGGAGTATCTCATTGATTCAAGGCTTGGGTAACAAAACAATGGATTATACATATGACGAATTCGGTCGGGTAGTTAAAGCCATTTATCAGAAAGGCACAACGACAGAGACCTTTGTCCACTACTATGAATATAATCAGAATGGTAATCTAAAGGCTGTATATACCAATACGGTAGACAATACAAACAGTAAGGCTGTGCATGCTAAATATAGCTACTACCTGACGGGAGCACTCAAACGAATAGAATATGGAGACAAGTTACAGGGGGTGGACTATGTTTATACGGTTGACGGAAAACTGAAGAGTATCAACAATGCCGATATAGCAAACGATCCAGGAAAGGATGGTGGTAATGGCTTTGCTAAGGATGTATTCAGCTTAAATCTGGAATATTATGCAAATGACTATTCCCGTACAGGAGTGAATATCAACAGTATTCAGAATGCTACTGCCCCTGCTCGATATGCGGGATTGATCAACGGATTAAGCTGGCAAACGCAGAAACCTAGTTCTGTGACTGGACTGGATGCAGCTGTGATGAATGTGTTTAATTATGATGTTAAAGGACAGCTGTTGAACAGCACGTGGGGTAATCCTAATTATACAACCAAGACTTTTACGGGATTAAGTAATGTCAACCAGGAAAAGGGACTCAGTTATGATGGTCACGGCAATATATTGGCGCTACAGCGTACCAATGTAGCAGGTGCTTTAGCAGATAACTTTACCTATACCTATCAGGCGAATACCAATAAACTAACCAGTGTGCCAGGATATGCAACCTATACGTATGATGCCATCGGTCAGTTGGCGTCACAAGTGAAGGGAACTGTGGGTATGTATATGGATTATGATGTAACGGGCAAGGTAACCAAAATTTACAGCGATATAGGAAAGACAACAATAATCCTTAGCTTTATGTACGATGATGCTGGCAATCGTATCCTGAAAAAGGATCATCGTACTGGCCTGAATACCTGGTATAGTTATGATGCTGGAGGTTCATTGATGGCGATATTTGATAATCAAGGAGTAGCAGGAGCACTACAGTTGATCGAGCAACCTGTATATGGATCAGGCAACTTGGGAACCTTCATCAGACAAGGGGGGAGTTACCGCTATACGTTGACAGATCATTTGGGTAATACACGGGCAGTTGTCAATCGTAACAAATTGTCTAGTGGAAATACTGATGTGCTGTATTACGCCGATTACTATCCATTTGGAATGGAAGTTCGTTCAGGAGGTATTGATAATCGATACGGTTATCAAGGATTGTATGCAGAGAAGGATAAAGAAACAGGCTGGAACAATTTTGAACTGAGAAATTATGATGCTGCAGTCGGCCGTTGGTTGACGACGGATCCTTACGGACAGTATAACTCTCCATATGTTGGAATGGGAAACAATCCCGTAAGTGGATTTGATCCAAATGGTGGATGGAATATTGGCGGATGGTTTAAATCTTTATTTGATGGTGGTGGTGAGAAAATTAAACATTATACTATAGATGAAGTAGTCATTACGAGGTTTTACAATAAGAGTCAAATAACACCAGAGAAACAAAATTTCCTAAAGACATGGGGAAATAACAAAATTTTTTTTATTAGGGGATTATACAGCTTATTTGACGATCCGTACGTATATTTTACTGGGTTTGGAAATATTAATAATGCGAGGCACTTAGGAGGCTACGGAGCTGATCCTAATGAATATAGAACAGCAGGGGTAATTACTATTGCATCAGCATTGGGGCCAATTGCATCAGAAGCTAAAGCGATGACGGCAGTTACTAGCGCTGCTCCTGCTTTAACTCTGGTGGATGATGCTGCTAAGGGGGGAAAGGATATTGTTGGAACGAAATTTAATGAAGTTTTACCAACACAAGATTATATAAATCCTTTAAAAGTGGAAGAATATAAATCATTAATTCAAAGTGGGGCTAAAGTGCCAGCAAGTGAAGCTTATAGAGTTGGAGAAAGGATCTTTCTTGAAGAGGGCCATCACCGATTTGTTGCTCATATGCAACTGGGACTCAAACCTCCTTTAATAATTAGAAACACTGGAGGGCCCGTAGGTTTTCCAAACTGGTTAAACACAACTTATCAATTACACCATTAG